One window of the Nicotiana tabacum cultivar K326 chromosome 4, ASM71507v2, whole genome shotgun sequence genome contains the following:
- the LOC142179814 gene encoding uncharacterized protein LOC142179814 has translation MEVLSDAIVRSLWGGSWVKYDWVPAAGSAGGILLMWDDRILEVKEIRKGAFSLAALVKDRVSGMEWGFGGVYEPVGEGSKVSFWEELANIMGEWDIPWVIGGDFNTIRFPEERLGCNVISRAMEEFSDFINDHFLIDLPLSGERFTWARAEDSNSRSRLDRFLISSSWDELVPNVLQIPLPRLTSDHLPILLDGCRGRGVRAPFRFENMWLKVPGFCDKVKEWWTNYGVSGSPSFRLSKKLKLLKGDIIR, from the coding sequence ATGGAAGTTTTGTCGGATGCGATCGTGAGAAGTCTCTGGGGAGGTAGTTGGGTGAAATATGACTGGGTCCCTGCAGCGGGAAGTGCCGGGGGTATTCTACTTATGTGGGATGATAGAATTTTGGAGGTAAAGGAGATTAGGAAGGGAGCTTTCTCTTTGGCAGCTCTCGTCAAAGATAGAGTGAGTGGAATGGAGTGGGGATTTGGGGGAGTGTATGAGCCGGTAGGGGAAGGGTCCAAAGTGTCTTTCTGGGAGGAACTTGCTAATATTATGGGGGAATGGGACATTCCATGGGTTATAGGTGGAGACTTTAACACAATTAGATTCCCGGAGGAGAGATTAGGGTGCAATGTGATTTCGAGGGCCATGGAGGAGTTTTCTGACTTCATCAATGATCACTTTCTCATTGATCTTCCTCTGTCAGGGGAAAGGTTTACTTGGGCCAGGGCGGAGGATTCAAACTCAAGGTCCAGACTCGATAGATTTCTGATATCGTCCTCTTGGGATGAGCTGGTGCCGAATGTGTTGCAGATCCCTTTACCTAGGCTGACTTCGGATCACTTGCCTATCTTGCTAGATGGATGCAGAGGGAGGGGGGTCCGTGCTCCCTTCCGGTTCGAGAACATGTGGTTGAAAGTGCCAGGATTTTGTGACAAAGTGAAAGAATGGTGGACCAACTACGGGGTATCAGGGTCACCCTCATTCCGTCTGTCGAAGAAACTCAAATTGctcaagggagatattattaggtAG